The Carassius gibelio isolate Cgi1373 ecotype wild population from Czech Republic chromosome A19, carGib1.2-hapl.c, whole genome shotgun sequence genome segment ATAAAAGTTCTGATGCTCAAATCTATTAAACCAAACAGAAGTTCTTCATGGTTGTTAATGTTGTTAATTGTTGGTCTGATAGACGGCTATGTATAGAAGGCGATTAAATTAAAACTGAACCACATCTCATTCATTTCTTGTAATGATGGTGAATATGATCTTTATTTGGACTGAACGGGATAAAACCTTTAGTGCCACACAACAAGCTGTGGATGTTAATCATTACACACACGATAACAATGAGCTTATTGAGTTCAAAAATAAAGCGGCCTGCTGTGTTAAAGATAAATGATTGAGATTAAACATTAAACGTCTGGCAAATCGAAACTAGACTGACCAGAGTCAAGGGTTGTGGTTTAATACAGTAAACTGAACTTAAACTTAAACTGAATGCAGTTCTGCATGTTCTTCACAAGTTCTTGAACGTGTCTGGACCCTCAGGTGTCTCCAGCCACTCAAGAGGCCAGCTGGCTTTAATACTGGGACGGTCCTTCAGCATCTCGTAGTACTCCATCAGTCTGGGACAACGCTCTCGAGGACAGCTGAAAAcagatatattacataatatatatatttagaactaCATACACTTATGTAACTTCACAGATAACTTTACAGAAGGTATTTTTTGACATCTAATGGTGTTCCATATAAacccgggtcaaaaatgacccgaaCATGAAACGCGTtatatctgtgaaaaaaaaaaagattatatcttttttttccacagataTGTGTTGCATGTTTggagatatgtgtatatataataaaccaacaacatctatctatctatcaaatatACACAGCATTTGGAAAGTTCTGTTCCATTAATAcaacattgcattttttataaaaaatgttgttgatttatctcttctgtcaaaaaaaaaaagatacaaatgcattataaaggttaaacattctgtaataaaaaaagagcaaTCCACTCACTGAAGTCGTGGGAAATATGCGATGACGGGGAAACACACCACATCGGCCATGGTGAAGTTCTTACCAGCGAGGTACGAGCCTTTACCCATCTGATGAACAAATCACTCATCATTAGAGAAGACAAGAATTCAATCATCAATACATTCACCGTGTGCATTCATAATCCTTTCCACTTTTCTAATGCATTCATTACAGAAAGTTCTCTCTTCTGAGAAAACCTAAACAAAGGTCAAGTTCACCCTCCATATAATTTTACTGATAAGATTTCAGGttgcaataattaaaaaacaaagactATCTGCCGTCTGGTGCAGCAAACCATTACATTAGACGAAGAGAATAACACTGATGAACCCTTCACAGTAagtaataaatgcattatttatattatcaATAAAACCCAACCTTCTCCAAGTATCCTTCCCACAGTTTGAGCTCGGCGATTAAACTCTCTTTATTCCTCTTCAGAGTCGATTCGTGTCTTTCTTCTTCAGGAACGTACCACTCGTAGAAAGCCACATCATCTGAACAAAAATCATATCATATTTGATGCATCAGgattttatggctcatatagacTTGATAGAGTGAGAATATGTAGTAAAAACAGCTCAATATTATTCAGAGACTCAAAAATATGCGATTTGCATCAGATGCTGATATTTCTGTGATGATATTCTTCTGCTTGTGCAGACACTGACATAAACTGATCTAAATATCTGTATCTGCAGTAATGTGTGTCAGTAAGTTGAGATGTAAATTATATAACACACTTATAACAAAGTGATTGAGAGCTGAAGAaacaaaagatcctgaggatcagatctgAGACTCTAAagcatgattgatggagaatcaagtaaagctgagctgcttcagtccaggaagagttcatctggagatattactgaccttattctgacctttacttgatcacaatcaggagAGATCTGACACCAGAAGCTCCAGGTGGATGTTTGTATATTTTTAGGGTTGCAGTATGTTGACTGTTTAGGGCACTTACACATTTTCTGCTGCAGGTTGTTGGTCTCAAACATTCGCTGGTAGACGAGCGCTTGTTCAGCCGGGTCGTCTGGGATCAGACAGGTGCCTTGAGACTTAAACGCGCTCTAAAATACCAAAAACACACTCGTCATTCCTCAGTCTGGAGCGGATCTACTACTTTATTACAAAAAACAATTATTAGTGGTGCTATGAAGCAAAGCATCAatattagtaatagtaatagtagtagtaatggTATATTGATATTATGGAGTATCATCTTTACCAGCTGCCAAGCCACTGCCTAACAACCAAacagaataccctagcaaccatctactaagacctatatctctgcatcagaacatcgtattGACATGGGCCTTGACGCTTTTGAATAATGCTAGCAAACAAAATTTCTCTAAATGCTAAGGCTgaatagctacatgctaatagccATTAGCTGCGTGTTAGCTAGCAtgctaaaaaaagtttattattatatagtatattagtatttattttaatcatcttTATGTATAACGCAGACCCGAAATGGACATAGTAATGAAAAATATGgagttaaaattatatttcaatgcttttCCAATCAATTACAAAATCGGTTTCACAAGagtttttaaatatgcaaaaatataaaaaaagtcagTGAATAAATTGTTTCTTTAGATTTAGtttgtttccaccacagaatacaaaaataaatcgaCGCTTTCTCACAATTTTGAAGATATAtactctgaattgtgagaaaaaaagtcttgaATTGTCAGATTAAAAACAAtggcaattacctttttattttattttgaatttgttttattttattccgaggcggaaacgggcttccataataTTCAGATGCAACAGAACATCAATCATAACTGAACTATATATTGAGTCTACATGTTCATTTAATCACAGATGCTCTGATCTTATCTTCTGATTTATAAGAATTAGAATATGTTTGAATTGTGTTCGACCAACTGGACactcattaataatttaaagaaaccAATAAGGGTTTATAGATATTTAAATCACATAACGACACGCCCATCTGTCACACGACACGCCCCTCGAGTTTTACCTCCAGATACAGACACGCGGCAAACGACTCGTTCACGACGATGTCTCCGTGCTTGAAAGTAGGAAGCTGCAAATAAAACGAAAAgaaaaaagtgcaatattaaaataaaagtttggcaACTGCTCTGTTGCTGAATAACAgcttcaaagaaaataaaagctCAATGCAATCTTAAGAAATCATACACGACACGAGTCTGTCATGCACGTGAACGCACCTGAACTCTGGGATTGAGAGCTTTGACTTCTTCACACTTGTGTTCGTTTTTGTCAAACGACAGATGTTTGTGTTTGTATCCCTGCAGCATCTTCTCCTCGAGCGCGATCATGACTCTCCAGCACGGCGGAGAACCAGAGCCCCAGTACAGCATCATACTCTGCGCCATGACCGCTAATAACGCGTTTAATTAGGAAAAAAGAGCTGTGTTTACTGTGCAGAGCAGGCCGCAGACTTCCCTCACTGCGTCACGCTGACTCTGACACGCGCCCGTATGCGCGTTCACTGAGAGGGGCGGGGATTCGCCGCCTGCCGGCCGGAAATGAAACTGCGGCTCGTGTTTTGAATGGGAACATAGATATACTGTAGTGCTCTGGTGTtagtttcttttactgtctatggttagtGATCTCCATAAATATCCTTTAgatgaagtaataataataataaaagtaaaaaaataaattataatacaataaatgaaaataaataaaatttaaaaataagataaatacaattaaaacaaacaattaataattaaaaatattataaatacaattaaaatataataaattgaatgaaaacaaactaatacaaatataatgaaaaccacaaataaaataaaaatataaaataatataatagtaatataagtaaatgcaatataatacattaaaaagacataaaaatataaattaaaatgatacaaatgaaatactaatataaataatattaatataaataaaatgcaatataataattaaaaagtacatGTCGAATAAAtagtaaagcaaaaaaaaaaacaatcaaacaaataattaaaatgtaaactaaacaaaaaaacaaaacaatccaattaaaatataataaattgaatgaaaacaaactaatacaaatataatgaaagccacaaataaaataaaaatataaaataatataatagtaatataagtaaatgcaatataatacattaaaaagacataaatataaattaaaatgatacaaatgaaatactaatataaataatattaatattaataaaatgcaatataataattaaaaagtacatGTCGAATAAATagtaaagcaaaaaaaacaaaaaacaatcaaacaaataattaaaatgtaaactaaacaaaaaaacaaaacaatccagcaaaaaaacaagaaaagaatattaaagagaaaagaataataaaaaataaaaaagcatgcatTAATACAGAAATGTTTCAATGTATTCAAGGACCCATTTAGCTCAGATGTGGTTAAACATGATCAGTTTATTTATTACTCTCCAATCAAACACTGCCAGCGGTTTTATTTCAGAAAGGATTTTATTGCAGAGTGTGACACAAGCAGATCCATGTGAAGAATGTAACACTACAAGGCTTTTCAGTTCTGCAACATGAGTTCAGATTCCACGGACCGGAGAAAAGAAGGAAACGTTAGAGATGTTTCAGCAGGTAACAACAGACGAGTGATCGGAAGTAAATCAAACATGATCAGACAGAGAAACACTGTGCGTGACGTTTATGGTGTATTATCTTTCTTAAATTAACATGTACAGAAAAAAATCACCAAATCTACAGAAATtacaaaaagcaaaaaagcattaacatgttttcattttctgAACCCGCCTGGACCGgagtcatttatttataaaatcagaagtcatgaaaatatgatgatttttaGAGTAATTTTCAGGActctttaatgaatataaagaTCCAAAGACCAGCATTGtaacaaataaacacatttaatgatTTCTATAAAGCGGTACCTTCATGTTGTACATCTTACAATAAATAATCCAAACTATCAGAGCACGGTTTCACTGATCCGACTGAAGTGAATCGAGAGATCCCACGTTTAAAGCCACATTTCACCATGAGCTTTCAGTAGAAATAATGAAAAGATTCTATATTCTTAGCTTTCCTTCACCTGAACACAATCTGTAAAGGGGTTTTACATCATCACAGTGGCAGCCTGTGATTGGCTGGTGAGGTGTGTATGTAATGAGGGGGCGTGGCttagaaacaaacacacaatggAGGCGGAGCTGTGCTGTATGTGTGATGTGTGAAGCACTTCTGCAGCCGTGTCACGATCTAAAACATGTTTACTGTGGTCTCTTGGTGATTCTGTTGTCCTGAGACGGGACGTCCCGTTCACACCGGCATCTCTGAGGCGTCCAAACCCAGCGCTTGAGCTTCTTCTGCGGTCAGACCACCCTTCAGAGTCCTCCTCACTGAGACACAACATCAGCATCAGTCTCTGATTCACTTCATCTGAAGTCTGACTTTCTAATGTTTTACATGATGAACATGATCAAAACACAATCTCCTGCACACCTCAAGCTCCTTTAGTGGAACAAACGTCCCGCTTCAGCTGGAGCTTCTCTCTCAAATCTTGACTGATTTTATCAGCTGAATGGATAAATGtgcatttcatttttatactgtaagtaatgttttatttttattttttttgtgtgggttaaataatgcatttatttattttatgatttactaactttaacattattttattttaatacatttttatgacgtgatttttttatttttttttttacatgtttgtgggttttgttaatttgttaattagACTTTTTTATAAACTATTTTCATCACCTTTTGTATTGTTAGAAATATTTCCAGATGAACACttacataaaactaaataatattgGGGGGGAAACTATCAAGATAAAACACTGAAattcaaataaatcataaaaatgtcaaattaaaatgaatggtgttaaaataaaaaaaactgaaataattatcttatcataaaaaaattataattaaaataaaaatattatttaaaaataaaaatggatctgaatgaatcagcaaatCAGAACAAAACActcaattttatgatttttaaagattaattattatttaattgttaattttaagtgtgttttttgaatatatttgaccATTATTTGTTTCCATCATATAATTATCAGCATCTAatgaaaattcatatttttgcTGAGTTTGTGTCTCTGAATAAAACTAAGCAGTTTTTTCCTTTATATTCTCACTCTGTCAGACAGAAAAGCCTGAAGGAGCACGAATGATTTCCTTCTACAACACTTCCGTGTCATGTGTTATCATCACAGCGTTAGCAGACACAGTGTTAGCAGACGTACATGACTTGCGGTTTGCACGTGAGCGGCGTCGTTCGCGGGGCTGCGCTCGTTCTCTGGGACTCTGTGTGGCGGAGCGAACGATTCTCTCCATGATCTCGTCTGCAGCGTCGTCCGTCACACACTGAGACTCTTCAGTCCCTGCGGCCCAAGCACTgcggcctacacacacacacacacatgaggatAATACTGAATGAGACTCTACAGAAGAACactgatcgtgtgtgtgtgtgcgtgtgtgtgtgtgtgtgtgtgtgtcacctctgCTGGCGCGTGTGCGCGTGCGCGTCCTCAGGCCCGTTATCCCGgtgctgtctctgtctctgtctctctgctggCTGCTCTTCAGCACGGCCTTCATCTGCTCATGTTCGGCTGCGTCCTCAGCTTGACACAAACCCagcgtctgtgtctctgtgtgcggCCCGACAGCTGGAGCGGTGCTGatgctgctcacacacacacgaccCGTCtgcacacacaccatcacacCGTCACAAACTAGACTCCGATCAGACAGGAACACAATAAGAGATGATCTGAGCTGATCTAATAATGTAGAACAGGGTTTCCAGAACTGGGGTTCATGGGGTGATGGTTCATAAATCataacaaatgttaaaaaaaataataaaaataaatatgtaaaaatgtaaatgtatacaaaagtgaaaaataaaaataaattaatatttgaaaagaaaaacaatcaaaataaacactaaaatctaaatacatcataaaaatgtaaatgtaaaaaaaaaaaatatatatatgttgataaaaacaatatgtaaaaattttaaaacaaagtaaaaaaaatgtaagataaaatacatttatattggaaaataaacaatcaaaaaacacactaacatttaaatacatcataatttaaaatgaaaaaaattaataataaaaaaatctaaatataacactctctaaaatgtacataaatcataaaaacatacaagtaaaaataataaaataacgttaaaacacttaaataattttaacacttaaatataaatttaaataaaataaaagtactaaagtaaaattaatataatgttaaaataaataaaaaaacaataaaaaccatgaaaataaataattaaaacattactaaaaataaaataataactaaatgaaataattacatttaaataaatcatataaataataattaataaataattcaaaaataaagaaaatagaaaaacacCCACTCATTTTTACTAATGggaatgtgttgttaaattattgaaaatttctGAGGGGACTAAAACATTCACATACACCATCCAAATCATGACAAAAACACAGCTGAGCACTTCCAGAAATGCCTCATATTAGAAATTAGACGGCATATCTGAACGGCTTATACATTAATACAGATTAGTGACACTGAGAGCTTTAACAAGACATTGAAACATGAAGGGTTAATAATCGGCAGACAGAGTGCAGAACAAACGCACACCCGCATACCTCACTGTCCTCTTCATCATCTGTCTGTGAAAAAGAGAAATAAACCATCAGCAGACCGCATATAGACTCAAGTAGTGTGTTACTGATTATTACACAAGCAGATCTATGAATGTTCATCAATctagtcccgcccacagccctgAATCACAACTCTAGCCCCACCCACATCACTCTATTATAACTCTTAATAACTCTAGCTCCGCCCACATCGCTGAATAAGAACAACTCTAGCTCCACCCACATCGCTGAATGATAACAACTCTAGCTCCACCCACATCATTGAATAGCAACAACTCTTGCTCCGCCCACATCACTGAATGACAACAACTCTAGCTCCGCCCACATCGCTGAATAAGAACAACTCTAGCTCCGCCCACATCGCTGAATAAGAACAACTCTAGCTCCACCCACATCGCTGAATGATAACAACTCTAGCTCCACCCACATCGCTGAATGATAACAACTCTAACTCCACCCACATCATTGAATAGCAACAACTGTAGATCCACCCAcatcactgaataaaaacaaCTCTAGTTCCGCCCACATTGCGGAATAACAATAATAGCTCCGCCCACATAGCTGAATAACAACATCTCTAGCTCCGCCCACATCATAGAATGATAACAACTCTAGCTCCGCCCACACCCCTGAATAACAACAACTGTAGTGCTGTTGATTCTTGGTGTGAGAATATCACAGCAGTGTCATGAGATGAAGTGAATAACAAGACTAATCAGAGAATAAGTAAAATAGCCATGCCCTTACAACACTGACTGTTCTCAATTAGGTCCTATATGTGACCTCTCAAACCACACTGAGGGGATTCAGAACACTTCATGCCCTTTTCTTCGAGAaaggtattcctgcacaaccggaggctgcagttacaggaccgcaattctgggaccgcagctttaggaccctagtatttttgtgacagcgccacctactgtactgaatcaacactaattaaagatggacgacgAGGACAGCAATCAGACGGTGAGTacgatatttaattaagttttattttataacgtttaatAGGTGCGaagtttacatagtgagaactgctacctatgaattaataattaattcccaccaaattaagaatgtgtgagctagttttattaattactacgacgttaattcgtggccatgatttcataaatccttgttgagttttaatgacgaagtattataagtgaatctagcctgcacattaattaaacttatcagatggTTTGTgagatttacctgcagcttaatgtattagagtgaatactggcttaatagttgttgttttaccatatttatgtataaaatatatttcataattaaacagCACTGACTGCCTAGTTGTAGACTCTCTCTTTTTAAAGATACATATGACAATCCAAAAAGAGAGATACCTGCccgaattgaagagatgcaccacatgctgcaaggactttcacttttcatatatatatatatatattagtggtgtaacggtacgtgtattcgtcccgaaccgtttcggtacagggctttcggcacggtgcacgtgtgtactgaATGACCAAATGcgatattttgtgtgcggaacataagtacatttttgtgtttccaaaagaacatattaagtggcggaagtctctaGGCgggattctaaggccggtgacacactgcgtggcataaataaataattttaaaacaaaacctaccaaaattacatataaataaataaattaaaatcgttacaagtgtaaaaaaaacaaacaaaattaaataaaacaaaatctattaaaatcatgaacattttaaataaaacattttaaagtaaacaattaaaatagaaaaatctaaatgtattaaaatcataaaaatgtaaaatttaaataataattaaaaaacattctaaataaaatactttctaaaattaaaatcataacaatgtaaaacaaaaataaattttttaaaataaaaactataaaaataaaacaaaatatataaaaatcataaaagtgaaaaacaaaacattttaaagtaaacaattaaaatagaataataaaaatttattaaaatcataaaaatttaaaataaaaataatttaaaaacaaaaacaatctaaATGAAATACTTTctgaaacaaattaaaatctaaacaatttaacaaaaataaattatttccaaataaaaacattaaaaattaatccaaatatattaaaatcataaaaacgaaattaaaagtaattaaagtaaataattaaaatagaagggtaaaatgtattaaaataaataataataataataataataataatattaagcctTTATTAAACCCATAAAAATgtccaataaaaaaaactatctaaataaaatgtttactaaaactaattaaaatcataacaatgtaacaaaaataaattattttgagatagaaacaatcaaaataaaatacaaaaaacttaaatcataaaattgtaaaataaaaataaaaataaataatctaaaaactcacagatttttttttataaaccattacaaatcaataaaaataaaatcataaaagtaaaatcattaaaaatagataaatttaGCATTAATTAAACCcataaaaatttcaaaatattttttttttaacaattgaaataaaacacttactaaaatgaattcaaataaaaaagtcGACTCAAACTAAAGACTCACAGTGTATTGTCATGTTTCTCACCGGTGTGCTGATGTCTGTGATCATCTTCCCTCTCgtcttgtttctctctctgtgatcGGCGCGCTTCTGTCTCTGCTGGAGGACACGCTCTCGTGTGGTGCGATACTCCAGAGCAAACTCACTGAGCAGTTTACTGAACCGAGTCACGCTGATGTCACGAACACTGTACACCGGCTGACCCAGGAACAGCAGGAACGAGTGAAACCTGACACACAGACACCATTAAAGCTCTCTCCCACGAGTCTGCGCTCACTGAACACACTGCTCCTGCTTCGACGCAGAGCTTTCACACACTGACAGTGCTTTGGTCTGTTCAGGAGCTCTGACTCTTCACCTGTTCATGATCCTGCGGTGGACAGTTTTGAGGATGATGATTCTCTCGGCGCAGTCCTTCAGGAAGTCTGACATTTTCTGCTTCAGCGCCGGCTTCATCTCGTGCTTCGCGATGACTTTCAGGTGATCCCATGATGCTTTGCAGCGCCACTCCATCTGAGTCAGAGTCTCCTGCAGCTGCTCGAAGTCCACCTGTCGACCGAAGACCAGCATTACTGCAGCAGCACGCTGTCTTAGTTTATTATTACAGGTATTCATGTTTGCATTGAgcttttgacacacacacacatacacactcactcacttgcacacacaaacacactcacacacacacacacactcactcactaaatcacaaacacacacacacacacacacacacacacacacacactcactaaatcacacacacacacacacacacacacactcactaaatcacacacacacacacacacacacacacacactcactcactcactaaatcacacacacacactcactcacttgacgcacgcacgcacacatatgttaatttacattttttatcaattttaagtGTTAAACTTTAataaagtgattattttattattttatagaataaattactttcttgtatttttttaaatgtctgtacagtttttttagtaattatttattttatttaatatttttcattccTTTTTTGCGAGTTCTTCTAATTTGTGctagatttttaatgtttatacagttttattttatcattcatttttatgttaattttatttacctttatttaatttaatatttttttcccacatttgaaagttttttcctaatttgtattcatttttaatcttttttattgtttatttgaatagtctatttaatttttattccTTCTTTGTAAATTCAcaaactttatttgttttttaacgtCTATATagttttaagtcatttttattttatttaataattttccaTTCCATTTTTGCAAGCTCTtctaatttgtatgtttataaattttttattactactttatcttttcattttattaatttgtttttaattgaatatatttgtCTTCCACATTTGCTAATTTTCTTCctcatttatatttgttttttaatctttttttgtttattttaatagtttatttcagtttatattaAGTCTATATAGTTATTAgtacattttagaaaataattttccttttttgcaAGTTCTTCTcatttgtgttgtatttttaatgtttactcagttttattataaatttttatttttatgtgattaatttgtatttaattttgtatatttttattctacGTTTGCAAGTTTTTTccttattagtattttatttatattttgtattttataagtctttcattttcagtttctaaattttttttttttttaagtctatatagttttgtcatttatttatttaattaataatttttcattCCTTTTTTGCAAGTTCTTCTCCTTTGTGTTCGATTCGTAATGtttatacagttttattatacatttttttatttatctgtatttaattgaatattttttattccacatttgcatgttttttccttattagtattttatttatattttgtattttataagtCTTTCATTTTCATTCCTCGTTTATgagtttataaattaatttttataattgtttttaagtcTATAtagttttgtcatttatttatttaattaataatttttcattCCTTTTTTGCAAGTTCTTCTCCTTTGTGTTCGATTCGTAATGtttatacagttttattattaattttttaatttatctgtatttaattgaatattttttattccacatttgcatgttttttccTCAACTATAAGTTTTTTCAACACCccatttaattattattccttgtttgtgagtttaatacttttttaaataattaattgaacatttttatattaaattattaatttcattttttaaatatgactaaatagtttttattaatttccatttttattttatttaatacttttattggtTTTCAGTATCTgcttagtaaataaaataaaatgtattttatgaaacTCAAATGAAGCAAGTTTaagtttttgtatatattttattttcagttaacgTTTATTCTATTTCAAGTGCGTTGCGCGTGCG includes the following:
- the LOC127935227 gene encoding glutathione S-transferase A isoform X1 codes for the protein MAQSMMLYWGSGSPPCWRVMIALEEKMLQGYKHKHLSFDKNEHKCEEVKALNPRVQLPTFKHGDIVVNESFAACLYLESAFKSQGTCLIPDDPAEQALVYQRMFETNNLQQKMYDVAFYEWYVPEEERHESTLKRNKESLIAELKLWEGYLEKMGKGSYLAGKNFTMADVVCFPVIAYFPRLHCPRERCPRLMEYYEMLKDRPSIKASWPLEWLETPEGPDTFKNL
- the LOC127935227 gene encoding glutathione S-transferase A isoform X3 gives rise to the protein MAQSMMLYWGSGSPPCWRVMIALEEKMLQGYKHKHLSFDKNEHKCEEVKALNPRVQLPTFKHGDIVVNESFAACLYLESAFKSQGTCLIPDDPAEQALVYQRMFETNNLQQKMYDVAFYEWYVPEEERHESTLKRNKESLIAELKLWEGYLEKMGKGSYLAGKNFTMADVVCFPVIAYFPRLHCPRERCPRLMEYYEMLKDRPSIKASWPLEWLETPEGPDTFKNL